One Gemmatimonadota bacterium genomic window, GCCTGCTCGGGCTCCTGGAACGGGACCCGGTGGGCGAGGCGTGGCGCGCGGATCGGGTGGGCACTTTCCACGTGGAGATGATCCCGGTGGGCACCGCGGACACGGCCGACCGTCGGACTCGCCTCTACCAGTTTGTCTACCAACTGGCCAACAGGCCGACAGGAGGCGAGGATGCAACGCGCTGCACTGTACGCTCGCGTCTCGACCGAGATGCAGGAGAAGGAGCAAACGATCGAGAGCCAGCTCGCCGCGGTTGTGCGGGACGCTGAGCAGCAAGGCTTTCACACCACCGCGGCCCTCACCTATACGGACGAAGGCTACAGCGGTAGTTATCTCGATCGTCCGGCGCTCGATGAACTGAGGGACCATGCCCGGGAGGGGCGCTTCGATGTCGTGGTGGTGCTCTGCCCCGACCGGCTCGCAAGGAAGTACGCGTACCAGGTCCTGCTCATCGAAGAGCTGAAGCGAGCAGGCGTCGAGGTCCACTTCTGTGAGCGCCCCATCACCGACTCCCCTGACGACCAGCTTCTGCTCCAGATCCAGGGAGCTATCGCCGAGTATGAACGGGCCAAGATCGCGGAGCGTTCGCGGCGGGGGCGCCTACACCGTGCCCGGATGGGTGAGTTGTCCCCGGGCCAGCTCCCCTACGGGTACCGGAGGAACGCGAAGAGATACGGAGGGGACGGCAAGATCCTGATCGATGAGGATGAGGCCGCCATGGTCCGCCAGGTCTGGGCGTGGTACGCCGAGGAGGGCTTGAGCCTGCACGGCGTCCTTCGCAAGCTCAATGGCTCGGAGTGGAAGACGCGGAGGGGCAAGGATGCCTGGGCGCCCAGCACCGTGCTCCGCATGCTCCATTGTGAGTGGTATATCGGAACCGCCTACTACAACCGCACGAAGAGCACGCGCAGCGAGGGACAGACTCCGAGAAATATCATCACCGAACGCCCGCGGGCTGAATGGATCGAGGTCCCGGTGCCTGCGCTCATTGACGAGCCACTCTTCCAGTTCGTGCAACGGCGCATCCAGGAGAACCGCCACTTCGCGAAACGGCGCCTCAAGTACGAGGGCGTCTATCTGCTCCGAGGGCTGCTGAAGTGCGGGGTGTGCGGAGGTGCCTACGTGGGATCGGGGAAAGCCAGTCCGCGCAGCGGCGGCGGCGAGCGCATCTACCACTACTACAAGTGCGGCAAACAGCCCGATCCGTTCCCTGACGCCGTCCGGGGCCGCTGCCCTAACGATCCCCTGCGAGCCGCCGGCGTCAACGAGGCCGTCTGGACCTCCGTTCGCGATCTGCTTCTCGACTCCGACTCCTTCGCCCAAGAGCTGGCAGCGTGGGTCGAGCGGCAGACCACGACGCCCCTCGACCAGGACGCCCGCACCCAGAAGGCCGAAGCCAGACTCGATGAACTGACCCGGCAACGGGACCGACTCACGGATGCCTACCAGATCGGGGCACTCGCCCTGGAGCCCTTCCGCACTCGGATCCAGGCTTTGGAAGCAACCCACGCCGCAGCCGAGCTCGCTCTCGCCGAGATCAAGACCAAGCACCTCGAGTTGGAGCTCGTCCGCAGTCGCGCCCTCGGTGCCCAGGAAGTGATCTCCGCACTCAAGGCCAACCTCCTCGACGCCGACTTCGACACCCAACAGACGATCCTCCGCCTCCTCGTAGAACGCGTCGTGGTCCACGGGCAGAACCTCGAAATCCACCTCGCCGTTCCAGTGTCAAGTAATTCCGCTTTGACATCCAAAGACCTGAAGGAAGCTGAGCGCCCCGACTTGAGCGTCGCGTGGTGCACCCGGGCTGGTGCGGCACAGGGTCGTGCGGACGGCACGGATGAAGATCCGCAGGACGGCGCTGGCGATGTCAGGGCTGCCCTCCAGGAAGGGACGTAGCCGCTTCGGAAGGCTCAACACCCACTGTCGCACAGGAAGGTGAGGCAGCACGTGATCGGTGACGTGGGCGGCGACCTCGGCCATACGCCGCGTATTACATGACGGGCAGACGCCCCGCGTCGCGCATGAGAACGCGAGGAGCCGTTCGTGGCCACAGTCCTCACACCGTACCCTGGCGAAACCGTGGGCGAGGATACCACAGCGTAGGTACGCTCGCAGATCTTTCTCCACCCACGAGGGCACACCGTAGCCCATGGCATCGCTCTCGGTGGCTTGGGCGAGGAACGTCTCTAGATGGTGCTGCACCACCGGATAGAGTGGTGTAGCGGTCGGCCGGCGTGATCGATAGACGTGCTGGGAGCCGACCCAGTCGCGTGCACAGCGGGCGTCGTGTCCGTATCGAGGGAGTCGCTGAGCCGGGGTCGCCATCG contains:
- a CDS encoding recombinase family protein, translated to MQRAALYARVSTEMQEKEQTIESQLAAVVRDAEQQGFHTTAALTYTDEGYSGSYLDRPALDELRDHAREGRFDVVVVLCPDRLARKYAYQVLLIEELKRAGVEVHFCERPITDSPDDQLLLQIQGAIAEYERAKIAERSRRGRLHRARMGELSPGQLPYGYRRNAKRYGGDGKILIDEDEAAMVRQVWAWYAEEGLSLHGVLRKLNGSEWKTRRGKDAWAPSTVLRMLHCEWYIGTAYYNRTKSTRSEGQTPRNIITERPRAEWIEVPVPALIDEPLFQFVQRRIQENRHFAKRRLKYEGVYLLRGLLKCGVCGGAYVGSGKASPRSGGGERIYHYYKCGKQPDPFPDAVRGRCPNDPLRAAGVNEAVWTSVRDLLLDSDSFAQELAAWVERQTTTPLDQDARTQKAEARLDELTRQRDRLTDAYQIGALALEPFRTRIQALEATHAAAELALAEIKTKHLELELVRSRALGAQEVISALKANLLDADFDTQQTILRLLVERVVVHGQNLEIHLAVPVSSNSALTSKDLKEAERPDLSVAWCTRAGAAQGRADGTDEDPQDGAGDVRAALQEGT